The following proteins come from a genomic window of Populus nigra chromosome 6, ddPopNigr1.1, whole genome shotgun sequence:
- the LOC133695833 gene encoding peptidyl-prolyl cis-trans isomerase CYP21-4-like, translating to MARIKPQALLNQSKRKKGPARISATTIFLCNLVVVVIVLSVVATYKHWSQRSRNQPISGLSTFEDTANSLADSKKYDLPGYAILNTSKGYITVELYKDGSPMIVDKFLDLCQKEYFKGMPFHHVIKHYVIQAGHGQGLGAAEDWTTKAKLHSRLATSPKHEAFMIGTSKTRDNTEFELFITTAPIPDLNDKLLVFGRAIKGEDVVQEIEEVDTDEHYRPKSPVGIIGVTLKREI from the exons ATGGCAAGGATAAAACCTCAGGCATTGCTAAATCAGAGCAAAAGGAAGAAGGGGCCAGCTCGAATCAGTGCCACTACTATATTTCTCTGTAACTTAGTTGTTGTGGTGATTGTATTGTCCGTAGTTGCAACATATAAGCATTGGTCACAAAG GTCAAGGAACCAACCAATAAGTGGTCTATCGACTTTTGAG GACACTGCCAATTCACTTGCAGATTCAAAGAAGTATGATCTCCCTGGTTATGCT ATTCTGAATACATCAAAAGGTTATATAACAGTAGAACTGTACAAAGATGGTTCTCCAATGATAGTGGACAAATTCCTTGACTTGTG TCAAAAAGAGTACTTCAAAGGGATGCCTTTCCATCACGTGATCAAGCATTATGTAATTCAAGCAGGGCATGGCCAAGGCCTTGGTGCTGCTGAAGATTGGACCACTAAAGCAAAGCTTCACAGTAGGCTTGCTACAAG CCCGAAGCACGAAGCTTTTATGATCGGAACCTCAAAAACTAGAGACAACACAGAATTTGAGCTATTTATTACAACTGCACCCATTCCAGATCTAAATGACAAGCTTTTGGTGTTTGGACGGGCCATAAAGGGAGAGGATGTGGTGCAG GAAATTGAAGAGGTGGACACAGATGAACATTATCGGCCCAAGTCTCCAGTAGGGATCATTGGCGTGACACTGAAACGTGAAATTTGA